A portion of the Falco naumanni isolate bFalNau1 chromosome 9, bFalNau1.pat, whole genome shotgun sequence genome contains these proteins:
- the LOC121093811 gene encoding lipase member K-like, with translation MWLALALTSVVHGMVSGRCLFNFPYSKNPEARMNISEMVSFWGYPSEEYDVLTEDGYILQLNRIPYGRKNAGSQDAGYDVWIGNSRGNTWSKRHLVLSPKWEEFWAFSFDEMAKYDLPATINFIEQKTGQKQLYYIGHSQGTTIAFIAFSTMPQLAQKIKMYFALAPVATVIFVQSPFKKLAFFSEYGLKEMFGTKEFLPHTALGELVLSKFCACSKTCKSVLSMLFGFNWSNVNMSRVDVYAAHSPAGTSVQNVIHWLQGVQSGALRAYDGGSMYNSLRYRQVGPPRYDVKNMKVPTAIWSGGVDCLADPRDVALLLPLVKNLVHHKVIPQWNHLDFLLGLDATEVLYQEIVDIMKRHP, from the exons ATGTGGCTGGCTCTAGCTTTGACATCCGTGGTCCATGGGATGGTATCTGGGCGATGCCTCTTTAATTTTCCATATTCTAAGAATCCAGAAGCACGGATGAACATT agTGAAATGGTCTCCTTCTGGGGATACCCCAGTGAGGAGTATGATGTGCTGACAGAAGATGGCTATATCCTTCAGCTAAACAGAATTCCTTATGGGAGAAAAAATGCTGGAAGCCAAG ATGCTGGCTATGACGTTTGGATAGGCAACAGCAGAGGGAACACTTGGTCCAAGCGACATCTGGTCCTGTCTCCCAAATGGGAGGAATTCTGGGCTTTCAG ctttgATGAAATGGCTAAATATGACCTCCCAGCAACTATAAATTTTATTGAACAGAAAACAGGACAGAAGCAGTTATATTATATTGGTCATTCACAAGGAACCACTATAG cttttatagCCTTTTCCACTATGCCTCAGCTGGCTCAGAAAATCAAGATGTACTTTGCTTTAGCACCTGTGGCCACAGTTATATTTGTTCAAAGTCCATTTAAAAAGCTCGCATTCTTTTCTGAGTATGGGCTTAAG GAGATGTTTGGCACCAAAGAGTTCCTACCGCACACTGCCTTGGGTGAGCTGGTCCTTTCCAAATTCTGTGCCTGCTCGAAGACCTGCAAGAGCGTCTTGTCTATGCTCTTTGGATTTAACTGGAGTAATGTAAATATG AGCCGAGTAGATGTGTACGCAGCACACTCCCCAGCAGGGACTTCAGTACAAAATGTAATCCACTGGTTGCAG GGAGTTCAAAGTGGTGCACTGAGAGCTTATGATGGTGGGAGCATGTATAACAGTCTTCGCTATAGACAG GTGGGTCCACCACGCTATGACGTGAAGAACATGAAAGTGCCGACGGCCATATGGAGCGGTGGCGTGGACTGCCTGGCTGATCCCCGGGACGTtgccctcctgctccccctggTTAAGAACCTGGTCCACCATAAGGTGATTCCCCAGTGGAACCACCTGGATTTCCTGCTGGGGCTTGATGCAACTGAGGTTTTGTACCAGGAAATTGTCGACATAATGAAGAGGCATCCATAA